Proteins found in one Sporosarcina sp. FSL K6-3457 genomic segment:
- a CDS encoding family 43 glycosylhydrolase, with protein MKKKITVFLAVLCAFMSLSISVYADNPVIKDRFSADPAALVHDGKVYLYTGHDEARPSGNTFVMREWNIHSSEDLVNWKLEGHLPRTAFKWAQRDSAWASQVVERDGQFYWYVTVFNGDPADPGYSIGVAQSEHPVKGFRDALGGPLIAPSMTANPEYMGTVPWDDIDPTVFVDKDDQAYLYWGNTHLYYVKLKDNMIELDSEIRRVEIANMPVGFTEAPWLHERDGLYYLTYALNYPEELGYAMSDNPAGPWTYKGKLMDKLPGSSTSHPAIIQFEEQWYFIYHSAALPTGGEFRRATSIEKMVYNPNGTIQKIVPTASGISDDSYLLQTYSNTDHYVRHMGMGLQIAAIKKDDSNFKWHVVPGLADYDEAYISFQSDTRPGFYMKRKDEQLVMAKHDGTDSFKEAATFRVIPGLADKTASSYQAYGDELYLYHDANNQLTLATMTVAQDNERATFRLKGEESDTDKAEVSKEADVLSKVVNANYVLVGLIVLGLVITVIVYVRRKRK; from the coding sequence ATGAAAAAGAAAATCACGGTTTTTCTAGCGGTATTGTGTGCGTTTATGTCACTTTCGATAAGTGTCTATGCGGATAATCCTGTTATTAAAGATCGTTTCTCTGCTGACCCAGCGGCATTGGTGCATGATGGTAAGGTTTATTTGTATACGGGTCACGATGAAGCAAGACCTAGTGGCAACACCTTTGTGATGAGAGAATGGAATATACATTCATCTGAAGACCTTGTGAACTGGAAGTTAGAAGGGCATTTGCCACGGACGGCATTTAAATGGGCGCAAAGGGATAGTGCTTGGGCTTCTCAAGTGGTTGAAAGAGATGGACAATTTTACTGGTATGTGACTGTTTTTAATGGTGATCCAGCTGACCCTGGCTATTCAATCGGTGTGGCGCAATCGGAGCATCCGGTGAAGGGATTTAGAGATGCGCTCGGAGGTCCGCTTATTGCACCTAGCATGACAGCGAATCCCGAATACATGGGGACGGTGCCATGGGATGATATTGATCCGACTGTTTTTGTTGATAAAGATGATCAAGCTTATCTCTATTGGGGAAATACGCATCTGTATTATGTGAAATTGAAAGACAATATGATTGAACTAGATAGTGAGATTCGGCGTGTGGAAATCGCTAATATGCCCGTTGGCTTTACAGAAGCACCTTGGTTGCATGAACGTGATGGGCTGTATTACTTGACTTATGCCTTGAATTATCCGGAAGAGCTTGGTTATGCGATGAGTGACAATCCAGCAGGTCCTTGGACGTATAAGGGTAAGTTGATGGATAAGCTGCCGGGAAGTTCAACGAGTCATCCGGCAATTATTCAGTTTGAAGAGCAGTGGTATTTTATCTATCATTCAGCTGCATTACCTACTGGAGGCGAGTTTAGACGGGCGACTTCAATTGAGAAAATGGTTTATAACCCGAATGGAACCATTCAAAAAATAGTACCAACTGCATCTGGTATCAGTGATGATAGTTATTTACTCCAAACTTATAGCAATACGGATCATTATGTGCGCCATATGGGAATGGGTCTTCAAATAGCAGCTATTAAGAAGGATGACTCGAATTTTAAATGGCATGTCGTTCCTGGATTGGCGGATTACGATGAAGCATATATATCCTTTCAATCGGATACTCGGCCTGGTTTTTATATGAAAAGAAAAGACGAACAACTTGTAATGGCTAAGCACGATGGAACAGATAGCTTTAAAGAAGCGGCAACCTTTCGAGTTATCCCAGGTTTAGCCGATAAAACAGCATCTTCTTATCAAGCGTATGGCGATGAGTTGTATTTGTATCATGATGCGAATAATCAATTGACATTAGCGACGATGACCGTAGCTCAAGATAACGAACGTGCAACTTTTCGACTGAAGGGTGAAGAATCAGATACCGATAAAGCTGAAGTGTCTAAGGAAGCAGATGTATTATCTAAAGTGGTTAACGCAAATTATGTACTAGTAGGCCTCATCGTCCTTGGGTTGGTTATCACTGTTATAGTGTATGTGAGAAGAAAACGTAAATAG
- the araA gene encoding L-arabinose isomerase, translating to MLAIKPYEFWFLTGSQNLYGEETLLEVENNSKEITNQLNANGNLPYNIVFKTILTNANDIRKVMLEANSDENCAGVITWMHTFSPAKMWIAGLAALQKPLLHLNTQFNRDIPWQAIDMDFMNTNQSAHGDREYGFIGTRMNISRKVVVGHWSNKDVTEKVASWMNTAVAVTEGTNIRVARFGDNMRNVAVTDGDKVEAQIKFGWTVDYYGIGDLVAEMATVSDDAIANLYKEYETLYELPVEASEPGAVRDSILEQARIELGLKSFLSARNYNAFTTNFEDLHGMKQLPGLAAQRLMAEGYGFAGEGDWRTAALLRMMKVIANNEGTSFMEDYTYHLEPENEMVLGSHMLEICPTIAATKPRIVVQPLGIGGKEDPARLVFDGQGGSAVVASLIELGGRYRLVVNAVQAQHTMEETPNLPVAKVLWKPEPSLAEATESWIYAGGAHHTVFSLNVTVEQLYEFADMANIECVVIDKDTNVRQLRSQLKLGAAVWQ from the coding sequence CAGAACCTTTATGGTGAAGAAACATTACTGGAAGTAGAGAATAACTCAAAAGAAATTACTAATCAACTGAATGCCAATGGAAATCTTCCATACAATATCGTGTTTAAAACAATTTTAACGAATGCCAATGATATCCGGAAAGTAATGTTAGAAGCGAATAGTGATGAAAACTGTGCCGGTGTTATTACATGGATGCATACATTTTCTCCAGCGAAAATGTGGATTGCTGGCCTTGCTGCTTTGCAAAAGCCGTTACTCCATTTGAATACGCAGTTTAATCGAGATATTCCGTGGCAAGCGATTGATATGGACTTTATGAATACTAATCAATCTGCACACGGAGATCGTGAATATGGTTTTATCGGCACACGTATGAACATTTCGCGTAAAGTAGTCGTCGGTCATTGGTCAAATAAAGATGTGACAGAGAAAGTGGCTAGCTGGATGAACACGGCAGTTGCTGTGACAGAGGGTACGAATATTAGAGTGGCGCGCTTTGGTGATAATATGCGTAATGTTGCTGTGACGGATGGTGACAAAGTAGAAGCGCAGATTAAGTTTGGCTGGACAGTAGATTATTATGGTATTGGTGATCTAGTCGCAGAAATGGCGACAGTATCAGATGATGCCATTGCCAATTTGTATAAAGAGTATGAGACGTTGTATGAACTGCCTGTGGAAGCAAGTGAGCCAGGTGCTGTCAGAGACTCTATCTTGGAACAAGCCCGTATTGAATTAGGATTAAAGTCGTTTTTATCAGCCCGTAATTATAATGCATTTACAACCAATTTTGAGGATCTGCATGGCATGAAACAGCTACCAGGACTCGCGGCTCAACGTTTAATGGCGGAAGGCTATGGTTTTGCGGGAGAAGGGGACTGGAGAACGGCAGCCTTGTTACGCATGATGAAAGTCATTGCCAATAACGAAGGGACTTCGTTTATGGAAGATTATACGTACCACTTGGAGCCCGAAAATGAAATGGTATTAGGTTCACATATGCTAGAAATTTGCCCGACAATCGCAGCAACGAAGCCTCGGATTGTTGTTCAGCCTCTTGGGATTGGCGGTAAAGAGGATCCAGCTCGTCTCGTATTTGATGGACAAGGTGGAAGTGCAGTTGTTGCTTCGCTTATCGAATTAGGTGGTAGATATCGTCTCGTTGTCAACGCTGTACAAGCCCAACATACGATGGAAGAAACACCTAATTTACCTGTGGCGAAAGTATTATGGAAACCGGAACCTTCGCTTGCTGAAGCAACTGAATCATGGATTTATGCGGGAGGAGCACACCACACGGTATTTTCATTAAACGTGACTGTAGAACAATTATATGAGTTTGCGGATATGGCTAATATTGAATGTGTTGTGATTGATAAAGATACGAATGTCAGACAGTTGAGAAGTCAATTGAAGTTGGGCGCAGCAGTTTGGCAGTAA
- a CDS encoding AAC(3) family N-acetyltransferase — translation MHTTASLIKQLEEMDIDQNGTIIVHSSMKSIGHVEDGADAVLDALSTFMAKGLLVFPTHTWKDINKDNPKFYVDSSPSHIGILTEKFRQRPHVIRSLHPTHSVAALGGDALSFTADNEKFDTPCARGSSWGKLLDREAKILLVGVDLRRNTFIHGIEEWLDIPNRMTDAHEQLFTVLPDGTEISVPSRRHHGLDWSAHYWKVEELLASKGAIQYGKLGDATVLVCDTVKLTHYITDMLNSNPELFSDNEPLAIELI, via the coding sequence ATGCATACGACAGCTAGTTTAATCAAACAGCTTGAAGAAATGGATATTGATCAGAATGGAACAATCATTGTTCATTCGTCAATGAAAAGTATTGGGCATGTAGAAGATGGTGCGGATGCAGTGCTGGATGCATTGTCGACCTTTATGGCAAAGGGGCTACTCGTTTTCCCAACGCATACATGGAAAGATATTAACAAGGATAATCCGAAATTTTATGTGGATAGCTCGCCTTCACATATCGGCATATTAACTGAGAAATTTAGACAGCGCCCACATGTGATTCGCTCACTACACCCCACGCATTCAGTGGCCGCACTAGGGGGAGATGCATTATCGTTTACGGCTGATAATGAAAAGTTTGACACTCCTTGCGCACGAGGATCTTCATGGGGCAAATTGTTAGACCGTGAAGCAAAGATATTGTTAGTCGGTGTTGATTTACGACGCAATACATTTATCCACGGGATAGAGGAATGGCTGGATATACCGAATCGAATGACAGATGCTCATGAGCAATTATTTACTGTGCTACCAGATGGAACGGAAATATCTGTACCATCTCGAAGGCACCATGGTTTAGACTGGTCGGCGCACTACTGGAAGGTTGAGGAGTTGTTAGCGAGCAAAGGAGCCATTCAGTATGGAAAACTTGGCGATGCTACCGTACTTGTTTGCGATACTGTGAAGTTAACACACTATATAACGGATATGTTGAACAGTAATCCGGAGCTATTTTCTGATAATGAGCCGCTAGCAATAGAATTGATTTAA